One genomic segment of Bacillota bacterium includes these proteins:
- a CDS encoding extracellular solute-binding protein encodes MTPTMRRVAALVSTAVVSALLAVPVHAAWTGEIVLWDAPRWRDEAGDQFHWIKAKIKEFEATHPGVKVTLVETPWAELAQKLSIAIAGRAWPDIAPVDISGGAINIQYLRQGVVEPLDSFLTREELADFYPGALDAYTFEGKLYGIPTSMTVHSMMLALDHFRARGVQVPPKGRWTWDEFVQAMRKLTYDKDGDGKPDVYGFTTYILKGYYEAWPLLYMDGARPLSPDLSRYTFDSPQGVSALQKVLDLKFKEKVAPMELGSADVGGTFQAFANPEQRRIAVEPWASWAIATLRTNPKYKMDFAVVEYPIGASGKPVTIGGTGGWVVFRQPNKEKLAVVVELAKHLSTTQEQYAFARFYGTFPARKSVLPLDPYGDNPQMQQAAQMLAFAEMVPMHQNWRQIDERIQAQLQIAFAGEKSAEQALKDAGVEAQQFLK; translated from the coding sequence GCTGGCCGTCCCCGTGCACGCCGCATGGACGGGCGAGATCGTCCTGTGGGACGCGCCTCGGTGGCGGGACGAGGCGGGCGACCAGTTCCACTGGATCAAGGCGAAGATCAAGGAGTTCGAGGCGACGCACCCGGGCGTGAAGGTCACGCTGGTCGAAACGCCCTGGGCCGAACTCGCGCAGAAGCTCTCCATCGCCATTGCCGGACGGGCGTGGCCTGACATCGCCCCGGTGGACATCTCCGGCGGCGCCATCAACATCCAGTACCTCCGGCAGGGCGTGGTGGAGCCGCTGGATTCGTTCTTGACCAGGGAGGAGCTGGCGGACTTTTACCCCGGAGCCCTGGACGCGTACACGTTCGAGGGCAAGCTGTACGGCATCCCGACCTCGATGACCGTCCACTCCATGATGCTGGCGCTCGACCACTTCCGGGCGCGCGGGGTGCAGGTGCCGCCGAAGGGGCGCTGGACCTGGGACGAGTTCGTGCAGGCGATGCGCAAGCTCACCTACGACAAGGACGGGGACGGCAAGCCCGACGTCTACGGCTTCACCACCTACATCCTGAAAGGCTACTACGAGGCCTGGCCGCTGCTTTACATGGACGGCGCCCGGCCGCTGTCGCCAGATCTTTCGCGCTACACCTTCGACTCGCCTCAGGGCGTCTCGGCGCTGCAGAAGGTGCTGGACCTGAAGTTCAAGGAGAAGGTCGCGCCGATGGAGCTGGGGTCGGCCGATGTGGGCGGCACGTTCCAGGCGTTCGCGAATCCCGAGCAGCGGCGCATCGCCGTTGAGCCGTGGGCTTCGTGGGCCATCGCCACGCTTCGCACGAACCCCAAGTACAAGATGGACTTCGCGGTGGTGGAGTACCCCATCGGCGCGTCCGGCAAGCCGGTAACCATCGGCGGGACCGGCGGCTGGGTGGTCTTCCGGCAGCCCAACAAGGAGAAGCTGGCCGTGGTGGTGGAGCTGGCGAAGCACCTTTCCACGACGCAGGAGCAGTACGCGTTCGCCAGGTTCTACGGCACCTTCCCGGCCCGCAAGTCCGTGCTGCCGCTCGACCCGTACGGCGACAACCCGCAGATGCAGCAGGCGGCGCAGATGCTGGCGTTCGCCGAGATGGTGCCGATGCACCAGAACTGGCGGCAGATCGACGAGCGGATCCAGGCCCAGCTTCAGATTGCGTTCGCCGGCGAGAAGTCGGCCGAGCAGGCGCTGAAGGATGCGGGCGTGGAGGCGCAGCAGTTCCTCAAGTGA